One Nocardia sp. BMG111209 DNA segment encodes these proteins:
- a CDS encoding LacI family DNA-binding transcriptional regulator, whose product MDLSDGTRPATAADVAALAGVSRATVSHILNGRDERFPEHTRARVRAAAERLDYRPSPAGRSLVRGRGDTIVVLIPNISVGSRMQEALERLAEQTTGLQSNVVLRFAGDDSDATADAVLKLRPLAVVDFGALTIPARARLLAHGVPTVPELERPFTAGGIPLDHAIAELQVAELVARGPRRILFGAVPEAGRNPLSTRRLEALRTACARRGLPAPVAIDLVPVLVDAVAVLRAELPFGPVGVAGYNDIAALTVLSAARELDVAVPGQVSVVGVDRTDIGQLWKPRLTTVDVDIRVLMDAAARDVRTILDGTIAPDRPALDDALHLVEGEST is encoded by the coding sequence GTGGACCTTTCCGATGGCACACGCCCGGCAACCGCTGCCGACGTCGCAGCTCTGGCGGGAGTATCACGTGCTACTGTCAGCCATATCCTCAACGGGCGCGACGAACGCTTCCCCGAACACACCCGGGCCCGGGTGCGGGCGGCCGCGGAGCGCCTGGACTATCGGCCGTCGCCGGCCGGCCGGTCCCTGGTGCGGGGTCGCGGGGATACGATCGTCGTCCTGATCCCGAACATCAGTGTCGGGTCCCGGATGCAGGAGGCGCTCGAGCGCCTCGCCGAGCAGACGACCGGGCTGCAATCGAACGTGGTGTTGCGATTCGCCGGCGACGATTCCGACGCGACCGCGGATGCGGTACTGAAACTCCGGCCCCTGGCGGTGGTCGATTTCGGCGCGCTGACCATCCCGGCCCGCGCTCGCCTGCTGGCCCACGGCGTACCCACGGTCCCGGAGTTGGAACGGCCGTTCACCGCGGGTGGTATCCCCCTCGACCACGCGATCGCCGAATTACAGGTCGCGGAGTTGGTCGCCCGCGGCCCGCGCCGGATCCTCTTCGGCGCGGTGCCCGAGGCCGGCCGCAACCCACTGAGTACCCGCCGGCTGGAAGCGCTGCGGACCGCGTGCGCGCGACGGGGGCTGCCGGCGCCGGTGGCCATCGATCTCGTGCCGGTCCTGGTGGACGCGGTCGCGGTCCTGCGCGCCGAACTGCCGTTCGGGCCGGTCGGAGTCGCCGGATACAACGACATCGCGGCGCTGACGGTGCTGAGCGCGGCCCGGGAACTCGATGTCGCCGTGCCCGGACAGGTGTCCGTGGTGGGTGTCGACCGCACGGATATCGGTCAGCTGTGGAAGCCGCGACTGACGACGGTCGACGTCGACATCAGAGTGCTGATGGATGCCGCGGCCCGGGACGTCCGGACCATCCTCGACGGGACGATCGCGCCGGACCGGCCGGCCCTCGACGACGCCCTGCATCTCGTCGAGGGGGAATCGACGTAA
- a CDS encoding SDR family oxidoreductase — translation MVVQQRRVVVVGAGSGIGAATAAYFHGRGDFVAAVDLRAGDTPAGRHERCDLRDPAAIAGLLRDLGPDWDLLAYVAGVPGTAPAGDVLTVNYLGLRLMAEGMLPSMRRGGAIVGVASVAALGWQQRVGELAGLLEATDRAAVLDWQAGQDPAYPVYSTSKQAVIVYAKRLAPTAWREFGVRVNTVSPGPTETPILPDFEESMGKDTLEVVKAAVGRHATVHDIVPVIAFLGSADAGWINGQDIHVDGGFVAPLSVGAPIEL, via the coding sequence GTGGTAGTTCAGCAACGCAGGGTCGTGGTTGTCGGTGCCGGGTCGGGGATCGGTGCGGCGACTGCCGCGTATTTCCACGGTCGCGGGGATTTCGTTGCCGCGGTGGATCTTCGGGCCGGTGACACGCCGGCCGGTCGTCACGAGCGGTGCGATCTGCGTGACCCGGCGGCGATTGCGGGACTGCTGCGTGATCTGGGCCCGGATTGGGATCTGCTGGCCTATGTCGCGGGTGTGCCGGGAACCGCGCCCGCCGGTGATGTGCTGACGGTGAACTATCTCGGTTTGCGGTTGATGGCCGAGGGGATGCTTCCGTCGATGCGGCGTGGCGGCGCGATCGTCGGTGTCGCCTCGGTGGCCGCGCTGGGGTGGCAGCAACGTGTGGGTGAGCTGGCGGGGCTTCTGGAGGCGACCGACCGGGCGGCGGTGCTGGATTGGCAGGCCGGGCAGGATCCGGCGTATCCGGTGTACAGCACTTCCAAGCAGGCGGTGATCGTCTACGCGAAGCGGCTGGCGCCGACGGCGTGGCGGGAATTCGGTGTGCGGGTCAACACGGTCAGTCCCGGACCGACGGAAACACCGATTCTCCCGGATTTCGAGGAGTCGATGGGCAAGGACACCCTCGAGGTCGTCAAGGCGGCCGTCGGCAGGCATGCGACCGTGCACGACATCGTCCCGGTGATCGCTTTTCTCGGTTCGGCGGACGCGGGCTGGATAAACGGTCAGGACATTCATGTGGACGGCGGCTTCGTCGCCCCGTTGTCGGTCGGGGCACCGATCGAATTGTGA
- a CDS encoding TetR/AcrR family transcriptional regulator has product MIVVPPAAGLRTDVSGVEHSEGVLDRRAPKRGDQRRLALLRALDERLKVQLLDEINVADITAAAGVSRSAFYFYFEDKAACVAALGTQMHQEILTATRLLVDGDGSPHERLTGAIHGVFAAWRSHRHLFQAMLTARQRNQAVRELWDRTRKSFAPPLAALIDAERAAGIAPPGPDSHALATVLLELNERALEQFGATGPPDDEQRVETLIVIWWRAIYAVVPPDR; this is encoded by the coding sequence ATGATCGTCGTGCCACCGGCCGCGGGCCTGCGGACTGACGTGTCCGGGGTCGAGCACAGTGAAGGGGTTCTGGATCGGCGCGCACCCAAGCGTGGTGATCAGCGCCGCCTGGCCTTGTTGCGGGCGTTGGACGAGCGGCTGAAGGTACAGTTGCTCGACGAGATCAACGTCGCGGACATCACCGCGGCCGCGGGTGTCAGCCGATCCGCCTTCTATTTCTATTTCGAGGACAAGGCCGCCTGCGTGGCCGCGCTCGGTACCCAGATGCATCAGGAAATCCTCACGGCCACACGGCTTCTCGTCGACGGTGACGGCTCCCCGCACGAACGGCTGACCGGCGCGATCCACGGGGTGTTCGCCGCGTGGCGCAGCCATCGGCACCTGTTCCAGGCCATGCTCACCGCACGGCAACGCAACCAGGCCGTCCGCGAACTGTGGGACCGGACCCGGAAATCGTTCGCCCCGCCGCTGGCCGCGCTGATCGACGCCGAACGCGCCGCCGGCATCGCACCCCCGGGACCGGACAGTCACGCCCTGGCCACCGTCCTGCTCGAACTCAACGAACGCGCCCTCGAACAATTCGGCGCCACCGGCCCACCCGACGACGAGCAACGCGTGGAAACACTGATCGTGATCTGGTGGCGCGCCATCTACGCCGTGGTACCGCCGGACCGGTGA
- a CDS encoding carotenoid biosynthesis protein, whose product MNERVAVSTAPGASPRDTPRGPIAVACGAAGLWLIATAITVPVTRSAVASTAEAVAGLALAVLAATTAWLHYGGRGLATFTVIAAVVSFAAESCSIATGFPFGHYVHHQPGPKLLGVPPSVVVGWVVLAWLAWLLARTVTGADTASEPTRRYLVPLVAAFIVGGYDFVLDPVAGTVRNLYSYDSPSGLFGVPLSNFFGWLLTSWLIFQIFALVRRGPATPTRIPRYLVAIVWLISAAVPYLARTYPHDPTVTRGNRTFVTADIYDGSLAAGLFVMVPIALLALIRLAGERQ is encoded by the coding sequence ATGAACGAACGTGTAGCCGTGAGCACCGCCCCCGGCGCATCGCCCCGGGACACCCCACGGGGGCCGATCGCGGTAGCGTGCGGCGCCGCCGGTCTGTGGCTGATCGCCACCGCGATCACCGTGCCGGTCACGCGTTCCGCCGTGGCGAGTACGGCGGAAGCGGTTGCGGGACTGGCACTGGCCGTCCTCGCCGCCACCACGGCGTGGCTCCACTACGGCGGCCGGGGGCTGGCGACGTTCACGGTGATCGCCGCGGTGGTGAGCTTCGCCGCGGAATCATGCAGCATCGCAACCGGATTCCCGTTCGGGCACTACGTTCACCACCAGCCGGGCCCGAAGCTGCTGGGTGTGCCGCCGTCGGTGGTCGTGGGCTGGGTGGTGCTCGCCTGGCTGGCGTGGCTGTTGGCCCGCACGGTGACCGGCGCCGACACCGCGAGCGAGCCCACCCGCCGCTATCTGGTTCCGCTGGTCGCCGCCTTCATCGTCGGTGGTTACGACTTCGTCCTCGATCCGGTGGCCGGCACGGTGCGCAACCTGTACTCGTACGATTCCCCGAGCGGCCTGTTCGGCGTCCCGCTGTCCAACTTCTTCGGCTGGCTGCTGACGAGCTGGCTGATCTTCCAGATCTTCGCCCTCGTGCGGCGCGGCCCGGCCACTCCCACCCGGATACCGCGGTACCTGGTCGCCATCGTCTGGCTGATCAGCGCCGCCGTCCCGTACCTGGCCCGGACATACCCTCACGACCCCACGGTGACCCGCGGCAACCGCACCTTCGTCACCGCCGACATCTACGACGGATCCCTGGCCGCCGGCCTGTTCGTCATGGTCCCGATCGCCCTGCTCGCCTTGATCAGGCTGGCCGGCGAGCGACAGTGA
- a CDS encoding sigma-70 family RNA polymerase sigma factor, which yields MTEAEEDEFSRLSEPFRRELLAYCYRMLGSVDDAEEVVQDVYLDAWRAYDRFEGRSSLRTWLYRIATRACFKALEKSRRRPLPADLGAPQADPDARLRRTVGEVLWLQPIPDFLFTAAPADPATVVVERQTMRLALVGALQQLPPRQRAVLILRDVLQWHTAEVTQLLGMTTAAVNSALQRARTQVPLSQDNLAEPAEPQQRALLDRYVAAFETANVDELVAVLTQDARWEMPPIATWFEGRDTILAFLARQMGVIGPATLVATSANGQPAFAVYVRDGAGGYRPHALHVLTSTADGIGRIVAFHGGELFPLFGVDPDMAGITVARRPA from the coding sequence ATGACTGAGGCCGAGGAGGACGAATTCTCGAGGCTGAGCGAACCTTTCCGGCGCGAACTGCTCGCCTACTGCTACCGGATGCTCGGCTCGGTCGACGACGCCGAAGAGGTGGTGCAGGACGTCTACCTCGACGCCTGGCGTGCCTACGACAGGTTCGAGGGCCGGTCGTCCCTGCGCACCTGGCTGTACCGCATCGCGACCCGGGCGTGCTTCAAGGCGCTCGAGAAGAGCAGACGCCGGCCGCTGCCCGCGGATCTCGGTGCCCCCCAAGCCGATCCGGATGCGAGGCTCCGCAGGACGGTGGGGGAGGTGCTGTGGCTCCAGCCGATCCCGGATTTCCTGTTCACCGCGGCGCCGGCCGATCCGGCGACGGTCGTGGTGGAACGACAGACCATGCGGCTGGCGCTGGTGGGAGCGCTGCAGCAGCTGCCGCCGCGGCAACGGGCCGTGCTCATCCTTCGCGATGTGCTGCAATGGCATACCGCCGAGGTGACGCAACTACTGGGGATGACGACAGCGGCGGTCAACAGCGCGCTCCAGCGCGCTCGAACCCAGGTACCGCTCAGCCAGGACAATCTGGCCGAACCCGCCGAACCACAGCAGCGGGCCCTGCTCGACCGATACGTCGCCGCCTTCGAAACCGCGAATGTCGATGAGCTCGTTGCGGTTCTGACCCAGGACGCGAGATGGGAGATGCCGCCGATCGCGACCTGGTTCGAAGGCCGCGACACCATCCTGGCCTTCCTCGCCCGGCAGATGGGCGTGATCGGACCTGCCACCCTGGTCGCCACATCCGCCAACGGACAGCCCGCCTTCGCGGTCTACGTCCGCGACGGCGCGGGCGGGTACCGGCCCCACGCACTGCACGTGCTGACATCCACCGCCGACGGTATCGGCCGCATCGTCGCATTCCATGGCGGAGAACTGTTTCCGCTGTTCGGGGTGGACCCGGACATGGCGGGTATCACTGTCGCTCGCCGGCCAGCCTGA
- a CDS encoding SDR family NAD(P)-dependent oxidoreductase, whose product MLLESKNVVVYGAAGAVGSAVARAFADEGARVFVTGRNRDAVDTVAKEITAAGGAAEAAVVDAGDESAVSEHLAAVVADAGGIDVSFNAIGLSPVGLQGIPLADLPVRDFLHPIETYTRAHFVTAKSAARHMISRGSGVIMMHTPEPARLPMPLVGGMSVGWAAMEGLNRALSAEWAQHGVRTICLRTTGMVETPVIHTVYGLHADAIGVTKDQMIEMAGGMTHRKRLTALAELTQVAVLLASDRASAMTGTVANLTGGIIAD is encoded by the coding sequence ATGTTGTTGGAAAGCAAGAACGTCGTCGTCTACGGCGCGGCCGGCGCGGTCGGTAGCGCGGTCGCCCGCGCATTCGCCGACGAGGGTGCCAGGGTGTTCGTGACCGGTCGCAATCGCGATGCGGTCGACACGGTCGCGAAGGAGATCACGGCAGCCGGCGGCGCGGCCGAGGCCGCGGTGGTGGATGCCGGGGACGAGAGCGCGGTGAGCGAGCACCTGGCCGCGGTGGTCGCCGACGCGGGCGGAATCGACGTGTCGTTCAACGCGATCGGGCTCTCGCCGGTGGGATTGCAGGGAATTCCGCTCGCGGACTTGCCGGTTCGGGATTTCCTGCACCCGATCGAGACATATACCCGGGCTCATTTCGTGACCGCGAAATCCGCTGCCCGGCACATGATCTCCCGGGGTTCGGGAGTGATCATGATGCACACTCCCGAACCGGCCCGCCTGCCCATGCCGCTGGTGGGTGGGATGAGCGTCGGGTGGGCGGCGATGGAAGGTCTCAACCGGGCGCTGTCGGCCGAATGGGCCCAGCACGGCGTTCGCACGATCTGCCTGCGCACCACGGGCATGGTGGAGACGCCGGTCATCCACACCGTGTACGGGCTGCACGCCGATGCCATCGGTGTCACGAAGGATCAGATGATCGAGATGGCGGGTGGGATGACCCACCGCAAGCGCCTGACCGCACTGGCCGAACTCACACAGGTGGCGGTATTGCTCGCCTCCGATCGGGCATCGGCGATGACGGGCACCGTCGCCAACCTGACCGGCGGAATCATCGCCGACTGA
- a CDS encoding SDR family oxidoreductase — MSPADRPPTTAVVTGASRGFGAAVAAALIGRGHRVVGVARTADALAEVRRELGSEFVPVVADAADAEIAGALIERYRPTVLVLNAGATPGIGPVHEQTWESFSRNWQVDTRHVFHWIGAALRYPLAPGSLVVAISSGAAVGGSPLSGGYSGAKAMIRFLAGYAAEESRRAGLGIGFVTVLPQLTPATELGAAGVAAYAGRRGIDTATFTAAFEPLLTPAIVGSEIARLCQDTGDPDEHRVFRIDGHGLHAPA; from the coding sequence ATGAGCCCGGCGGACCGGCCGCCCACCACGGCGGTGGTCACCGGGGCAAGTCGCGGCTTCGGCGCGGCTGTCGCCGCCGCGCTGATCGGCCGGGGGCACCGAGTCGTCGGTGTCGCGCGCACCGCGGACGCGCTGGCGGAGGTGCGCCGGGAACTGGGCTCGGAGTTCGTACCGGTGGTCGCCGACGCGGCCGATGCGGAGATCGCCGGTGCCCTGATCGAGCGGTACCGGCCCACGGTATTGGTGCTCAACGCCGGCGCGACTCCCGGTATCGGACCGGTGCACGAACAGACGTGGGAATCGTTCAGCCGCAACTGGCAGGTCGATACCCGGCACGTTTTCCACTGGATCGGTGCGGCGCTGCGGTACCCGTTGGCGCCGGGAAGCCTGGTGGTGGCGATATCCAGTGGTGCGGCCGTAGGCGGCTCACCGCTCAGCGGCGGCTATTCCGGCGCGAAGGCGATGATCCGATTTCTCGCGGGATACGCCGCCGAGGAATCCCGCCGTGCCGGACTCGGCATCGGCTTCGTCACGGTGCTGCCGCAACTGACGCCCGCCACCGAACTCGGCGCCGCCGGGGTGGCCGCGTACGCGGGCCGCCGGGGAATCGACACGGCCACATTCACAGCGGCATTCGAACCGCTGCTCACCCCCGCCATCGTCGGATCCGAGATCGCGCGGCTGTGTCAGGACACCGGCGACCCGGACGAGCACCGGGTGTTTCGGATCGACGGCCACGGTCTTCACGCACCGGCGTGA
- a CDS encoding NAD(P)-dependent oxidoreductase: MSTIAVFGATGFSGGNIATEASARGHRVIAVARNTETLTGRSELDIRPGSLFDESFVRDVASETDTLVVALQAHGTGLADYIPTLGRIASENTVRLGFVGGAGNLRVAPDGPRVLDTPLFPEEFRDDGNAHAAVMAQLRALPDDVDWFSLSPPAVYHADNPGTRTGTFRVGDDALLVDAAGNSYIGGEDYAIAFVDEIEKPTRHRTVFTVAY, translated from the coding sequence ATGTCGACAATCGCGGTATTCGGCGCCACCGGATTTTCCGGCGGCAACATCGCCACCGAGGCGTCGGCTCGCGGGCATCGAGTCATCGCCGTCGCACGCAATACGGAAACGTTGACGGGCCGCAGCGAACTGGACATTCGTCCGGGGTCGCTGTTCGACGAGAGTTTCGTGCGCGATGTCGCATCCGAGACCGACACGCTGGTGGTTGCGCTGCAGGCGCACGGCACCGGACTGGCCGACTACATTCCGACGCTCGGCCGAATCGCATCCGAGAACACGGTGCGCCTCGGTTTCGTGGGCGGCGCCGGAAACCTGCGGGTCGCACCGGACGGACCGCGAGTACTCGACACCCCACTGTTCCCGGAGGAATTCCGGGACGACGGCAATGCCCATGCCGCGGTGATGGCACAGTTGCGCGCACTACCGGATGACGTGGACTGGTTCAGCCTGTCCCCACCGGCCGTCTACCACGCGGACAATCCCGGCACGCGCACGGGCACCTTCCGCGTGGGCGACGATGCCCTGCTGGTCGACGCCGCGGGAAATTCCTATATCGGCGGCGAGGACTACGCGATCGCCTTCGTGGACGAGATCGAGAAACCGACCCGGCACCGGACAGTGTTCACCGTCGCCTACTAG
- a CDS encoding LysR family transcriptional regulator yields the protein MDTKHLTAFLTVAELGSVTRAAEVLHLIQSSVTRQIQALEQELGVTLFDRTPGGMVLTRAGAIMVDRSRRALDELGRARLDITPLPDTPSEIVTVGLLDSLAEVVGVTLISAVHRHGPPVDLRMITGDARRLHRDAMRGYLDLCLTTEITGTMGLRVSPLAAEPLWVVAPAAAGLRAQSPISLREVVGNRLVMLPPGTALRSSLDRVGFASSGPRIAATTSSHHVLRQLVAAGVGWTILPLITVAGDLATGKLSAAPLRDPAITRRIVLMTSPAHETRIAAQRIAQLLTGVVHREIQDGRWPSAYSVGDGVLGNPVLATEGDG from the coding sequence ATGGACACCAAGCACCTGACCGCGTTCCTGACGGTTGCCGAGCTGGGCAGCGTCACTCGCGCCGCCGAAGTGCTGCATCTGATCCAGTCCTCGGTCACCCGGCAGATCCAGGCGCTCGAGCAGGAACTCGGCGTCACGCTGTTCGATCGCACACCGGGTGGCATGGTTCTGACCCGAGCCGGCGCGATCATGGTGGATCGCAGTCGGCGCGCCCTGGACGAACTCGGCCGCGCTCGTCTGGACATCACCCCGCTGCCGGATACGCCCAGCGAGATCGTCACCGTCGGACTGTTGGACAGTCTGGCCGAAGTCGTTGGCGTCACGTTGATTTCGGCCGTGCATCGGCACGGCCCACCCGTGGACCTCCGCATGATCACCGGCGACGCCAGGCGCCTGCATCGCGACGCGATGCGGGGCTATCTGGATCTCTGCCTCACCACCGAGATCACCGGGACGATGGGGTTGCGCGTGAGTCCGCTTGCCGCCGAACCACTGTGGGTCGTCGCTCCCGCAGCGGCCGGCCTGCGCGCGCAATCGCCGATCTCGCTGCGTGAGGTCGTCGGCAACCGATTGGTGATGCTGCCACCGGGCACTGCCCTGCGGTCCTCACTCGACCGGGTGGGCTTCGCGAGCAGCGGTCCGCGCATCGCGGCCACCACGAGCTCACATCACGTGCTCCGGCAACTGGTTGCGGCCGGGGTGGGGTGGACGATCCTTCCGCTGATCACGGTCGCCGGTGATCTGGCGACCGGGAAACTCAGCGCCGCACCCCTGCGCGATCCGGCGATCACGCGGCGCATCGTCCTGATGACCTCTCCGGCACACGAGACCCGGATCGCGGCGCAGCGCATCGCACAGTTGCTGACCGGGGTCGTACACCGCGAGATCCAGGACGGTCGCTGGCCGTCGGCCTATTCGGTCGGCGACGGTGTCCTCGGCAACCCGGTGCTCGCGACCGAGGGCGACGGGTAG
- a CDS encoding DUF742 domain-containing protein, with product MHNDHFRFDENAPLLRPYAMIRGRTVNSRPELDMLTFVVTVEYGPRLRHPEPEYADIIGLCRVPQSVAEVSAKLRLPLAVTKILVGDLIGDGYLDYRAPAHSDVGPVDLGMLRAVLGGIRRL from the coding sequence ATGCACAACGATCACTTCAGGTTCGACGAAAATGCTCCGCTGTTGCGGCCCTATGCCATGATCCGGGGCCGCACCGTCAACTCCCGGCCCGAACTGGACATGCTCACCTTCGTGGTGACCGTCGAATACGGGCCACGGTTGCGTCACCCGGAACCGGAGTACGCCGACATCATCGGACTGTGCCGCGTTCCGCAGTCGGTGGCCGAGGTATCGGCGAAACTGCGATTACCGTTGGCGGTCACCAAGATTCTGGTCGGTGACCTCATCGGTGACGGATACCTCGACTACCGGGCCCCGGCACATTCCGACGTGGGGCCCGTGGATCTGGGCATGCTGCGCGCGGTTCTCGGTGGTATCCGCCGACTCTGA
- a CDS encoding sensor histidine kinase, whose product MSSVRTRILAIAFVPSLALFGIGAGYTIYLSDEAGHAEDYSRNMVDSLAYSENLISSVERERLLSMSQLSGQDANAKALAEARARLDKALAAFNTSGKSMQKIGGEIQAKQAEAFNNLIHNQLPALRLGVDAGAVQVSDVYAFYTGLLNGIDNGGSKVVGQNAPTIATAVNDMISLKLVQSIEANSRGSALTVVAASGSLPPALAEEFRNTIGLYHALLNQLVNDLDGPDVKLVQDLLASPALAKVSTMEETLLHPTPTRTTATPPLPMSIEDWRAAADSVSEQLFALKLQHDSRSSLTAADLAHSRSRAVLVSGGSAIALAIVAFAIAVLLANRIIARLRRLRSETLALAEVQLPETMRKIDAGEQVDPAAEAAHLDFGNDEIGEVAQAFNRAHTAAVSAAITEARTREGVRSVFLNIAHRSQIVVARQLELLDQAESKQEDPALLDTFFRLDHLATRERRNAENLIILGGGKPGRQWRRPVPLMELVRSAVAETLDYARVNTHRLPRVFVLGNVVADLMHLLAELVDNATAFSPPQSRVDVTGNSVGKGVVVEVSDQGMGMPADELERVNEMLRNPPDFGLATLSADSRLGLFVVAQLATRHGISVRLTDSDYGGIRAIVLIPAGLITTDTPVADHLRDRIPVRRTPTPAPTPAAVAGSALLSSLGTGSPVRAFASEREPEGTTVPPLGEQQAEPSSPSGYGADQGEAPAAPIEHGPRYSRHPLSQPYPTGSNPAVPNDQNGEDDYFHRR is encoded by the coding sequence TTGTCGAGTGTTCGCACTCGCATTCTTGCGATCGCTTTCGTCCCCAGCCTGGCACTGTTCGGCATCGGCGCCGGTTACACCATCTATCTGAGCGATGAAGCCGGACATGCCGAGGATTATTCGCGCAACATGGTGGACAGCCTGGCCTACAGCGAGAACCTGATCAGCTCGGTCGAGCGGGAACGCCTGCTCTCGATGTCGCAGCTGTCCGGTCAGGACGCGAACGCGAAGGCGCTGGCCGAGGCTCGGGCCCGTTTGGACAAGGCGCTGGCGGCCTTCAACACCAGCGGCAAGAGCATGCAGAAGATCGGCGGTGAAATCCAGGCGAAACAGGCCGAGGCCTTCAACAATCTCATCCACAATCAGCTGCCGGCGCTGCGGCTCGGGGTCGACGCCGGCGCTGTGCAGGTCTCCGATGTGTATGCCTTCTACACCGGCCTTCTCAACGGTATCGACAACGGCGGCAGCAAGGTGGTCGGGCAGAACGCACCCACCATCGCCACCGCGGTCAACGACATGATCTCGCTGAAACTGGTGCAGTCGATCGAGGCGAATTCCCGGGGCAGCGCCCTGACCGTGGTGGCGGCCAGCGGCAGCCTGCCGCCGGCGCTGGCGGAGGAGTTCCGCAACACCATCGGCCTCTACCATGCGCTGCTCAATCAGCTGGTCAACGACCTCGACGGCCCCGATGTGAAACTCGTGCAGGACCTGCTGGCAAGTCCCGCGCTGGCGAAGGTGAGCACGATGGAGGAGACGCTGCTGCACCCCACGCCGACCAGAACCACTGCGACACCGCCGCTTCCGATGAGCATCGAGGACTGGCGGGCAGCGGCGGACTCGGTGAGCGAGCAATTGTTCGCACTGAAACTGCAACATGATTCGCGCTCGAGCCTGACGGCCGCGGATCTGGCGCATTCGCGGTCGCGGGCCGTGTTGGTCAGTGGTGGTAGCGCGATCGCGCTGGCGATCGTGGCGTTCGCGATTGCGGTGTTGCTGGCGAATCGGATCATCGCGCGGTTGCGTCGATTGCGTTCGGAGACACTGGCTCTGGCGGAGGTGCAGCTGCCCGAAACGATGCGCAAGATCGATGCCGGGGAACAGGTCGATCCCGCCGCGGAGGCCGCGCACCTGGACTTCGGCAACGACGAGATCGGTGAGGTGGCGCAGGCTTTCAATCGTGCGCATACTGCGGCGGTGTCGGCGGCGATCACCGAGGCGCGTACTCGTGAGGGTGTGCGGTCGGTGTTCTTGAATATCGCGCATCGGAGTCAGATCGTGGTGGCGCGGCAGTTGGAGTTGCTGGATCAGGCCGAGTCGAAGCAGGAGGATCCGGCGTTGCTGGACACCTTCTTCCGTCTCGATCACCTCGCGACCCGTGAACGTCGTAACGCCGAGAATCTGATCATCCTCGGTGGCGGTAAACCGGGCCGGCAGTGGCGGCGCCCGGTGCCGTTGATGGAACTGGTCCGCAGCGCCGTCGCCGAGACCCTGGACTATGCGCGGGTGAACACGCATCGTCTGCCGCGGGTGTTCGTGCTGGGCAATGTGGTCGCCGACCTCATGCACCTGCTGGCGGAGTTGGTGGACAACGCGACCGCGTTCTCCCCGCCGCAGTCCCGGGTCGACGTGACCGGCAACAGTGTCGGCAAGGGTGTGGTCGTCGAGGTCAGCGATCAAGGCATGGGCATGCCCGCCGACGAACTGGAACGCGTCAACGAGATGTTGCGTAACCCACCGGATTTCGGTCTCGCGACCCTGTCGGCGGATTCCCGTCTGGGATTGTTCGTGGTGGCGCAGTTGGCCACCCGTCACGGTATCTCGGTGCGGTTGACCGACTCCGATTACGGTGGGATCCGTGCGATCGTGTTGATCCCGGCGGGTTTGATCACCACCGACACCCCCGTCGCCGACCACCTGCGCGACCGGATCCCGGTCCGCCGCACACCGACCCCGGCGCCGACCCCGGCCGCGGTTGCCGGTTCGGCCCTGCTGTCCTCTCTCGGAACAGGTTCTCCGGTAAGGGCATTCGCGTCGGAGCGCGAACCCGAGGGAACCACCGTGCCACCGCTCGGCGAGCAGCAGGCAGAGCCGTCCTCTCCATCCGGGTACGGTGCGGATCAGGGCGAGGCGCCTGCCGCCCCCATCGAGCACGGGCCCCGCTACAGCCGGCATCCGCTCTCGCAGCCGTACCCCACGGGCTCGAATCCAGCCGTTCCGAACGATCAGAACGGCGAGGACGACTACTTCCACAGACGGTGA